CGGTCGGACGTTCCCCGCGCTCCAGCGCACCTAACACACGGTCACGCAAGTCTCTTGAATACGCATACATAGTCGCCCCTCCCCTATGACAGGGACACTATAACACATAAATGTAAATACTTAAATCAAAAATGCTCTAGATCATTGCCTTGTCAGGCTGATATGATCGAGCTAATTTCTAACCAGAAGTTTTTCAAGAATACGCTGGTAAAATTTGCTCAAGATATCCAATTCGCTGACCTTTGCGCACTCGTTGAGTTTGTGGATTGTCGCATTCACCACTCCCAGTTCGACAACCTGGGCGCCGGTGGGGGCGATGAAGCGGCCGTCGGAGGTGCCGCCGCTGGTCGAGATCTGGGTCTCGATGCCGGCGGCGTCTTTTATGGCGGCGCTCACGGCGTCCACGAGTACGCCTTTGGGGGTGAGAAAAGGCTGACCGGAAAGGCGCCAGTCTAAATCGTATTTGAATTTGTGCTTGTCCAAAACGGCGTGTACGCGCTGTTTGATATGTCCAGGTGTGAGTTCTGTGGAAAAACGGAAGTTGAACACCACTTCCAGATCACCGGGGATGACATTATCGGCGCCGGTGCCGGCGTGGATGTTGGAGATCTGAAAAGTGGTCGGCGGAAAGAACTCGTTGCCTTGATCCCATGTCTGCGCGCAGAGTTCGGTAAGTGCGGCGGAAAAAAGATGAATGGGGTTGGCGGCGAGGTGGGGGTAAGCGACGTGGCCCTGGGTGCCATGTATGACCAACTTGCCGGTGAGTGAACCGCGCCGGCCGTTTTTGATCGTGTCGCCGACGGTTTGCACGCAGGTGGGTTCGCCAATGACGCACCAGTCTATCTTTTCTTTTCTATCTTCCAGGTGTTCGACCACCTTGACCGTGCCGTTGACACTCGGCCCCTCCTCGTCGCTGGTGATGAGGAAACCGATAGAGCCTTTATGATCGGGATGCTCTTTGATAAAACGCTCCACCGCAGTGACCATGGCCGCAATGCCTCCCTTCATATCGGCGGCGCCGCGTCCATAGAGATAACCGTCGCGCAGCGTCGGTGTGAAGGGATCGGAGTGCCACTGTTCGAGCGGCCCGGTGGGTACGACATCGGTGTGACCGGCGAAGACGAACAGGGGGGTGTCTTTCCCGCGCCTCGCCCAGAGATTGTCCACCTCGCCGAAGCGCAGATGCTCTATTTTGAAACCCAGCGGTTCAAGACGCGCGGCGATGGCCTGCTGGCAACCCGCATCTTCGGGGGTGAGCGAGCGGCGTGAGATCAAATCAATGGCAAGGTCGAGTGTGTCGGACATTTACTTCTTCTTGGTAAAAAGAGTTTCGTAGTCTTTTTCATTGAATCCAACATGGTATTTTAGGGCTTTCTCGCCAACAGCCAGCACCGGCCGCTTGATGACCGTTGGATGGGCAAGCATGAGAGAGGCGGCCTTCTTCTCATCCAGCTTGGCTTTGTCCTTTTCCGGCAATTTGCGCCAGGTCATGCCGCTTTTGTTGAGCAGTGCCTCCCAGCCCAGGTTTTTGATGAATGTTTTTAGCAGGGTTTGATCTAGGCCGTCTTTACGGAAATCATGAAAGCGGTAATCTACGCCGCGCTTCTCCAGCCAGGCGCGCGCCTTTTTCACGGTTTCACAGTTGGTGATGCCGTAGACGGTGGTCATGAACTAGATGTCCCGCAACAATTCGTTGATACCGACCTTGCCGCGCGTCTTTTCGTCCACTTGTTTCACAATCACCGCGCAATACAGGCTGTAGCTGCCGTCCTTGGACGGCAGGTTGCCCGATACGACTACTGAGCCAGCCGGGATGCGGCCATAGCTGACTTCGCCCGTCATGCGGTTGAATATCTTGGTGCTCTGGCCGATGTACACGCCCATCGAGATCACCGAACCCTCCTCGACGATGACACCTTCAACGACTTCCGAGCGTGCGCCGATGAAGCAGTTATCCTCGATGATGGTGGGGCTCGCTTGCACCGGCTCCAGCACGCCGCCGATGCCGACGCCGCCGGAGAGGTGCACGTTCTTGCCGATCTGCGCGCAGGAGCCGACCGTCGCCCAGGTGTCCACCATCGTGCCGCTGTCCACATACGCCCCGATGTTCACATACGACGGCATGAGCACCACCGAGGGCGCGATGTAAGAGCCGCGCCGCGCCATCGCGGGAGGCGCCACGCGCACGCCGCTTTGCTTGAAGCGCGCTTCGTCGTAGTCGCTGAACTTGCCGGGGACCTTGTCGTAATAAGCGCTATAGGCGCCCTTGATAAAGTGATTGTCCTCGATGCGGAACGACAGCAGCACCGCCTTTTTGAGCCATTGATGCACCACCCACGCGCCGTTTTGCTTTTCCGCGACGCGGAGTGTGCCGTTATCCAGCAGCGCCAGCGCTTCGCTGACGGCGTCCTTAACTTTGGGCTGTACCTTGTGCGGGGTGATTTCGGCACGTTGCTCGAAGGCTTGTTCGATGATGTCCTGTAGGGCGTTCATGGTTTCCTATTATGATCTTAATGAAATAATAAATTCAGAGATGCGCGTCGCCGCTTCCAGACACTCTTCCAGCGGCGCAACCAGCGCGATGCGCACCCGGCCGTACCCTGGATTGACGCCGTGCGCCTCGCGCGAAAGGTAGCTGCCGGGCAACACGGTGATATTGTGCCGGGCGTATAGTTCGCGCGCAAAGGTCAGATCGTCCCCGGGAGTCCTCAACCACAGATAAAAGGCACCCGCGGGGCGAGCAACCTCGGTGACTTCGCCGAGAACGGCGATCACGGCGTCGAATTTTTCCTGATATAGGCGCCGGTTTTCCCGCACATGCTGCTCATCACGCCAGGCCTTGATGCTGGCGGCTTGTACCGGCGGGGGCATGGCGCTGCCATGATAGGTGCGATACAGATGAAATTGCCCGATGATGTCCGCATCGCCGGCGGCGAAGCCGGAGCGCATGCCCGGAACGCTGGAGCGCTTCGACAGGCTGTGAAACACGACGCAGCGCCGGTAATCGTCGCGCCCCATCCGCGCTGCGGCCTCCAGCAGGCCGGGAGGAGGGTTGCTCTCATCGAGATAGATTTCAGAGTAACACTCGTCGGACGCGATAATGAAATCATGTTCGTCCGCCAGCCGGATGAGTTGCTGAAGTGCGGCCAGGCCGAGCGCCGCGCCGGTGGGATTGCCCGGCGAGCAGATATAAACCAATTGACAGCATTGCCACACATCGGCGGGCACAGAGGAAAAATCCGGGAGAAATTCAGACTCCTCGGTAGTGTTGATAAACCACGGCTGTGCGCCGGCCAGTAGCGCGGCGCCCTCGTAGATCTGATAAAAGGGATTGGGCATCAGTACCAGCGGATTCCGGCTGCGGTCCACCACGCACTGCGCGAAGGCGAACAATGCTTCGCGCGTACCGTTCACGGGCAGGATATGGCGTTCGATATGCAGGCTGCCGGGCGTTAACTGAAAGCGGCGCGCCAGCCATTCGGCAATCGCCTGCCGCAGCGCGGGGATACCGCGCGTGGCGGGGTAGTGACCCAAGCCGTGCAAGTGCGTGCACACTTCCTCGGCGATGAACGAGGGTACCGCGTGCTTAGGCTCGCCGATGGACATGACGATGGGCAGGGCATCGGAGGGCGGAGTAATCCCTGCCTTGAGTCGCGCGAGCTTCTCGAAGGGGTAGGGCTGGAGCAGGAACAAATCCGGGTTCATTATAGTTATCTAAAGGTTGCTGAGCTGCGAACACAATAGTATAAAGCTTTAGCCCATGCCATCCAATCGCACTTCCCGTGTTTTACCCATTTTAAGCCTCCTGCTCGGCGCCACCCTGTGGGGCTTATTCTGGTATCCGCTGCGTTGGCTGGAGGCTCAGGGTCTGCCGGGGATGTGGTCGTCGCTGCTGATTTACATAACTGTGACCGTGGTCAGTTTACCGCTGCTGTGGCGGCGGCGCGGAGAGGTAGTGCAAGAACCCTGGTTGTTGGCGGCCCTGGCCCTCACCGCGGGTGTATGCAACGTGGCCTTTATCCTTGCCGTGATCGAGGGTAACGTGGTGAGGGTGCTGTTGCTGTTTTATCTTTCTCCGTTATGGGCGTCCTTGCTGGGCTGGTGGCTGTTAGGCGAGCGACTCTCGTCGCGCGCCGGATTGACCCTCGCTCTGGCCATGGCGGGAGCCGTCATCATGCTGTGGGACCCCGCGCTGGGGTGGCCGTGGCCACAAGGACGCGCTGACGGGTTGGCAATTGTAGCGGGATTCACCTTTGCACTCTCCAATGTATGTGTGCGCAAGATGCAAGCTGTTTCCTATCCCGTCAAGTCCATTGCAGTATGGTGGGGGGGCGTTGTTACGGCAGGCGCGGGGCTGCTGCTAATGCCGATGCCGATGCCGATGCCTATGATAGATGCGCCTTTGCTAGGCGCCATCGTCGCGTTGGCTTGTGGTGGAATGGTGGTCATGACCCTGGCGGTGCAATATGGCGTCACGCTCATGCCGGTGCACCGTTCGGCGGTGATTCTGCTGTTTGAAATCGTCGTGGGGGCCGTGTCGGCGCAACTGCTTACCGATGAAATTTTACTGCTAAGGGAGTGGCTTGGCGGTTTGTTGATTATGGCGGCGGCCTATCTCTCGGCGCGCGCGGTGAGGGATATCGACTAGCAAAGCTGCCGGATCCGGCCTACTTGCTTATAAAACCGTTACCACGGAGGACACGGAGGAGAAACAAACTATTTTGATCGTATTTCTTTGCGTCCTCTGCGGTGTATGTTGAATATCCTACTGGCACTTATCTAAATATCTGATGAGTACGTCGCGCAGCCGGGCGAGGTCGGATTCCGAGGTGATCGGGCGGTTGTGGGTATCGGTGATAAAAAAGATGTCCTCCGCGCGCGCGCCGAAGGTGGCGATCTTGGCGTTTTGTAGCCGTATCTTGCAGTCCACAAAGGCGCGGCCCACGTCCGATAGCAACCCGGGCCGGTCCGCCGTGACGACCTCCAGCACGGTGCGACGATTGCGCGGGTCGTCGCTGAAGGTGATTTGAGTGGGAATGGGGAAGTGTTGGAGTTGGCGGCGCGCGCGCCGGGTGACGCGCGGCGCCGGCAGGGGTGATTGCGCCAGTTGACGCTTGAGTAGCGCGGTGATCTCCTCGATGCGGTGTGGATTATCAATCGGTTCACCGGACTCTTCGAGCACGATGTAGGTGTTCACGGTGTAACCGTTGCGCGCGGTGATGATGCGCGCATCCACGATAGTGAGGCCAAGCTGATCCAGGGCGCCGGCCGTGGCGGCGAACAAACGGTCCTGATCGTGGGTGTAGATGAATATCTCCGTTCCGCCGCGCTCAGTGCGCTGCCGGATCAATATCAAGGGCAGGTGAATCGCATAGCTCGAGCTGATCGCCTGAGTATGCCAGGCGATTTCGTCGGCGGAATAGCGCAGAAAATATTCATCGCCCAGCTCGCGCCAGAAGTTTCCCGCCGCCGTTTCATCAACGCCCAGATTATGAAGCCGCATTAGCGCCTGATGCTGGGTTTCCTGTATCCGTTCAGCCTGGTCTATGGGATGCTCCAGCCCGCGCCGCAATGCGCGCGTGGCGCCGAGGTAGAGCTCGGTCAGCAGCGCGTCCTTCCAACTGTTCCACAGCGTGGGATTGGTGGCGCGGATGTCGGCTGCGGTGAGCAGATAGAGATAGTCCAGATGCACCTGGTCGCCCACCCGGCCGGCGAAGATATTGACCACGTCGGGGTCGGCGATGTCATGGCGTTGCGCCGTGGTGGACATGATGAGGTGATGCTTGACCAGCCAGGCGACCAGCCGCGCATCGTACTGCGACATTCCATGCAGCAGGCAAAAGGCCGTGGCGTCGTCGGCGCCGAGTTCCGAATGATCGCCGCCGCGGCCCTTGGCGATGTCGTGAAACAGCCCCGCGAGATAAAGAATCTCGGGCTTGGGCAGGCGCTGGAAGAGGGTGCTGCAGAGCGGGAATTCATGTGCGTACTCCGGCACCGAGTAGCGACGCAGATTGCGGATCAAAAACAGCGTGTGTTCATCTACCGTGTAGACGTGAAACAGGTCGTGCTGCATCTGCCCGACGATGTTGCCGAACGCCGGCAGATAGGCGGCGAGTATACCGTAACGATTCATGCGGCTCAGCTCATGCGCGATGCCGTGCGGCTGCCGTAACAATTCCATGAACAGGGTGCGGCAGCGCAGATCGGCGCGGAAAGTTTCATCAATCAGGTGGCGGTGATCGCGGATCAGACGGATGGTGGAGGCGCGCACGCCTTTGATCTCGGGATGCTGGGCCAGTAACAGAAAGATTTCCAGCAGCGCGAAGGGATGGTGTTTGAAGGCCGTGTCGTAGCTGACCTCGATGAAGTCGTCGCGCGTCTGAAAGCGGTTATTGATGCGTACAATCCGGTGCGGACTGTCTGCATACAGGATGGCCTCCTGGAAGTGTTGCAGCAGCATCTCGCTCAAGCGGCTCAATTCCATGACGGTGCGGTAGTAGCGCTTCATGAACTGCTCCACCGCCAGCACCGGGCCGTGATTTTGATAGCCGAACTGCGCCGCCAGGGTGCGCTGGTGATCGAACACCAGCCGGTCTTCGCGGCGGTCCGTCGTCACATGCAGGGCGTAGCGTATCCGCCAGAGAAAATCCTGTCCCTCGATGAGCGAGGCGTATTCGCCCTCGGTGAGAAAACCGTGACCGACCAGATCGTGTAGGCTGCGCGACCCGAAGTGGCGCTGGGTGACCCACGCCAGGGTCTGGATGTCGCGCAAGCCCCCGGGGCCCTCCTTGATGTTGGGCTCAAGATTGTAGGCGGTGTCATGATATTTATGATGGCGGCGTATCTGTTCTTGCCACTTGGCTTCAAAAAAATCCTTTACCGGCCAGATCCGATCCGGCCCGATGGCCGCCCGCAAAGAGTCGAACAGCGCGGCCGGACCCGACAGCAGGCGCGCCTCCATCAGCGTGGTGGCAATCGTGATGTCCTGCCGGGCCGTATCCACACATTCCTGCACCGAACGCACACTGTGGCCGATCTGCAGGCCGATGTCCCACAACAGACCGATGAACCGCTCGATGGGCGGCTGGAAGGCGTCATGTTGACCCTGGTCAAGCAGTATGAGCAGGTCTATGTCAGAGAAAGGGTGCAACTCCCCACGGCCATAACCGCCGACCGCGACCAAGGCAACCCGATCCGAAGCTGTGGCTCCCCACGCCTTGGCCCAGACCTCCAGCAGCAACCCATCTATCAACGCCGCGCGTTCATGCAGCAACTCGCGGACAGACGCGCCGTTCAGAAAGCGCTGCTGCAGCGCCTGATCGGACGCCCTTAGAGATACCCGGAACGCCTTGGCCGTGTCACCGGTCTGAGTTCGATGGAGCATGGTGAAAGACATGTAATGACTAAACAGTGATTAAGAGCATATCCATAATAGTACCCCTGTCTCTTGCGGTAAAAAGGCTTCACCATGGAGGGAGCGGAGGAGAAACAAATCCTTCTTGAGGGTTTTCCTCTGCGTCCTCTGCGGTAAATTATTTATGGACAAGTTCTAAATATCGTCGCCGGGGCGCTGCGTCAACACTTCAAAGCCGTCGTCCGTGACGAGCACCGTGTGTTCCCATTGCGCCGACAGACTATGGTCCTTGGTGACCACGGTCCACTGGTCGGGCAGCAGTTTGACATGCCGTTTGCCGGCGTTAATCATGGGTTCGATGGTAAAGGTCATGCCGGGCTCCAGCGTCATGCCGGTGCCGGGCGTACCGTAATGCAGCACTTGCGGCTCCTCGTGGAACACCCGGCCTATGCCATGACCGCAATATTCACGTACCACTGAACAATTATTCGCCTCGGCGTGACGTTGAATGGCCGCGCCGATATCGCCCAGTCTGATTCCCGGCTTCACCATTTCGATGCCGATGCGCATAGATTCGTAGCTGATACGCGATACGCGCCTGGCGATCACCGAGGGCTCGCCGACAAAGTACATCTTGCTGGTGTCGCCGTGATAACCGTCCTTGATGACGGTGACGTCAATGTTCAAAATATCGCCTTCCTTGAGCACCTTGTCGCCCGGGATACCGTGGCACACCTGGTGGTTGACCGAGGTGCAGATGGATTTCGGAAAGCCGCGGTAATTGAGCGGGGCGGGCATAGCCTGTTGCACGTTGACGATATGGTCGTGGCAGATCCGGTCGAGTTCGCCGGTGCTGACGCCGGGCTTTACATGGGGCCGGATCATGTGCAGCACGTCGGCTGCGAGCCGCCCCGCGACCCGCATCTTCAGGACTTCTTCCGGTGTTTTGATGGTTACGCTCATGGAACTAAATGGATGCCAAGACACCCTATTTAGCGCTATTTTCGCATACTAACGATTGTTCCGGAGCCTTAATTTAGGGCATAATACGCGGCTACTAGAACTCGTCTTAGCTAACCAGTCTCTAGAATACACACATACGTTTATTAGATATATCTGGGTGCCTGCTGTTTCAATGGCGGGTTGGATATATGTACGTATGGAAGATTAACCCTACACTCAGGAGTCAAGATGGCAAACATATCCATGCGTCAAATGCTGGAGGCCGGCGTGCACTTCGGCCACCAGACCCGTTACTGGAACCCCAAGATGGCGCCTTTCATCTTCGGGCAACGTAACAAGATCCACATCATCAATCTTGAAAAAACCCTGCCCCTCTACAGCGAAGCCATGAATTTCATCGGCAGCCTGGCGGCCAATCGCGGCACTATCCTGTTCGTGGCTACCAAGCGCGCAGCCCAAGAGGTCACCGAGCAAGAGGCCAAGCGCTGCGGCATGCCTTACGTCAATCACCGCTGGCTGGGCGGCATGCTTACTAATTTCAAGACCGTCCGGCAATCCATCAAACGTCTCAAGGAGCTGGAGGCGATGGGGCAGGACGGCAGTCTCGAACGCGTGAGCAAAAAGGAAGGCCTGATGTTGCAACGTGAACTGGCCAAGCTGAATCGCAGCCTGGCGGGCATCAAGGATATGGCCGGTCTCCCAGACGCGTTGTTCGTCATTGACGTGGGCTATGAGAAGATCGCCGTCAGCGAGGCGGCCAAACTGGGGATACCCGTGGTGGGCGTGGTGGATACCAATAACAGGCCGGAGGGTGTGGACTATGTCATCCCCGGCAACGACGACGCCATCCGCGCCATTCAACTCTATGCCCAGGGCGCCGCGGATGCGGTGATCGAGGGCCGCGGTTCCGTCGCCCAGATGGCGGGCTCCCCCGATGAGTTTGTGGAGCTGAGTGAAACCGGCGCGGTGGCTGCTGAAAGGCCCGCCAAAAAGGTCACCAAGGCCACAGTCAAGAGCGCGCCGCGCCGCGCCCCCATGAAGACGGAGGCAGCGGGAGAAACGGCCGGAGAGGTCGCCAAGAAGCGCACTGCGGCCAAGCCCAGCAGGCCCACCGCGAAGCCCAAGACGGCGACGACCCGAACCAAACCTAAAACCAGTTCGACAAAGTAAAGTAAGGCTCAGAGGGATCACCATGGAGATTACAGCGGCGCTGGTCAAAGAACTGCGCGAGAGGACCGGCTCGGGCATGATGGAATGCAAGAAGGCCCTGGTCGAGGCCAACGGCAATATTGACGCCGCGGCCGATGCGATGCGCAAGGCGGGTCTGGCCAAGGCGGATAAAAAGGCCTCACGGATCGCCGCGGAAGGGCTGGCCGTCATCCAGCCTTCGCCCGACGGGAAACAGGCGGCGATGGTCGAGGTCAATAGCGAGACCGACTTCGTCTCCAAGGGCGATGACTTCAAGGGCTTTGCCGCGGCCATCGCCCGGCGGGTCTTGGCGGGCAATCCCAAGGATCTGGAGTCTCTGCTGGAAATGCCGCTCAAGGCCGGTGACCCGGCCAGCGTGAATACCGCGCGCCAGACTCTGGTCGCCAAGATCGGCGAAAACATCAACGTGCGCCGCTTTGTCCGTTACGAAACCCAAGGCGTGCTGGGTGTGTATCTGCACGGC
The DNA window shown above is from Gammaproteobacteria bacterium and carries:
- the glnD gene encoding [protein-PII] uridylyltransferase, which produces MSFTMLHRTQTGDTAKAFRVSLRASDQALQQRFLNGASVRELLHERAALIDGLLLEVWAKAWGATASDRVALVAVGGYGRGELHPFSDIDLLILLDQGQHDAFQPPIERFIGLLWDIGLQIGHSVRSVQECVDTARQDITIATTLMEARLLSGPAALFDSLRAAIGPDRIWPVKDFFEAKWQEQIRRHHKYHDTAYNLEPNIKEGPGGLRDIQTLAWVTQRHFGSRSLHDLVGHGFLTEGEYASLIEGQDFLWRIRYALHVTTDRREDRLVFDHQRTLAAQFGYQNHGPVLAVEQFMKRYYRTVMELSRLSEMLLQHFQEAILYADSPHRIVRINNRFQTRDDFIEVSYDTAFKHHPFALLEIFLLLAQHPEIKGVRASTIRLIRDHRHLIDETFRADLRCRTLFMELLRQPHGIAHELSRMNRYGILAAYLPAFGNIVGQMQHDLFHVYTVDEHTLFLIRNLRRYSVPEYAHEFPLCSTLFQRLPKPEILYLAGLFHDIAKGRGGDHSELGADDATAFCLLHGMSQYDARLVAWLVKHHLIMSTTAQRHDIADPDVVNIFAGRVGDQVHLDYLYLLTAADIRATNPTLWNSWKDALLTELYLGATRALRRGLEHPIDQAERIQETQHQALMRLHNLGVDETAAGNFWRELGDEYFLRYSADEIAWHTQAISSSYAIHLPLILIRQRTERGGTEIFIYTHDQDRLFAATAGALDQLGLTIVDARIITARNGYTVNTYIVLEESGEPIDNPHRIEEITALLKRQLAQSPLPAPRVTRRARRQLQHFPIPTQITFSDDPRNRRTVLEVVTADRPGLLSDVGRAFVDCKIRLQNAKIATFGARAEDIFFITDTHNRPITSESDLARLRDVLIRYLDKCQ
- the dapE gene encoding succinyl-diaminopimelate desuccinylase encodes the protein MSDTLDLAIDLISRRSLTPEDAGCQQAIAARLEPLGFKIEHLRFGEVDNLWARRGKDTPLFVFAGHTDVVPTGPLEQWHSDPFTPTLRDGYLYGRGAADMKGGIAAMVTAVERFIKEHPDHKGSIGFLITSDEEGPSVNGTVKVVEHLEDRKEKIDWCVIGEPTCVQTVGDTIKNGRRGSLTGKLVIHGTQGHVAYPHLAANPIHLFSAALTELCAQTWDQGNEFFPPTTFQISNIHAGTGADNVIPGDLEVVFNFRFSTELTPGHIKQRVHAVLDKHKFKYDLDWRLSGQPFLTPKGVLVDAVSAAIKDAAGIETQISTSGGTSDGRFIAPTGAQVVELGVVNATIHKLNECAKVSELDILSKFYQRILEKLLVRN
- a CDS encoding elongation factor Ts, producing the protein MEITAALVKELRERTGSGMMECKKALVEANGNIDAAADAMRKAGLAKADKKASRIAAEGLAVIQPSPDGKQAAMVEVNSETDFVSKGDDFKGFAAAIARRVLAGNPKDLESLLEMPLKAGDPASVNTARQTLVAKIGENINVRRFVRYETQGVLGVYLHGSRIGVLVELQGGDAALAKDIAMHVAANKPVCVASADVPAELVAKEKEIFTAQAAESGKPAAIIEKMVEGRIKKFLAEVALLGQPFVKNPDITVEKLLQERSAKVIRFQRFEVGEGIEKKTENFAAEVMAQVRKS
- the rpsB gene encoding 30S ribosomal protein S2 encodes the protein MANISMRQMLEAGVHFGHQTRYWNPKMAPFIFGQRNKIHIINLEKTLPLYSEAMNFIGSLAANRGTILFVATKRAAQEVTEQEAKRCGMPYVNHRWLGGMLTNFKTVRQSIKRLKELEAMGQDGSLERVSKKEGLMLQRELAKLNRSLAGIKDMAGLPDALFVIDVGYEKIAVSEAAKLGIPVVGVVDTNNRPEGVDYVIPGNDDAIRAIQLYAQGAADAVIEGRGSVAQMAGSPDEFVELSETGAVAAERPAKKVTKATVKSAPRRAPMKTEAAGETAGEVAKKRTAAKPSRPTAKPKTATTRTKPKTSSTK
- the dapC gene encoding succinyldiaminopimelate transaminase; the protein is MNPDLFLLQPYPFEKLARLKAGITPPSDALPIVMSIGEPKHAVPSFIAEEVCTHLHGLGHYPATRGIPALRQAIAEWLARRFQLTPGSLHIERHILPVNGTREALFAFAQCVVDRSRNPLVLMPNPFYQIYEGAALLAGAQPWFINTTEESEFLPDFSSVPADVWQCCQLVYICSPGNPTGAALGLAALQQLIRLADEHDFIIASDECYSEIYLDESNPPPGLLEAAARMGRDDYRRCVVFHSLSKRSSVPGMRSGFAAGDADIIGQFHLYRTYHGSAMPPPVQAASIKAWRDEQHVRENRRLYQEKFDAVIAVLGEVTEVARPAGAFYLWLRTPGDDLTFARELYARHNITVLPGSYLSREAHGVNPGYGRVRIALVAPLEECLEAATRISEFIISLRS
- a CDS encoding DMT family transporter; translation: MPSNRTSRVLPILSLLLGATLWGLFWYPLRWLEAQGLPGMWSSLLIYITVTVVSLPLLWRRRGEVVQEPWLLAALALTAGVCNVAFILAVIEGNVVRVLLLFYLSPLWASLLGWWLLGERLSSRAGLTLALAMAGAVIMLWDPALGWPWPQGRADGLAIVAGFTFALSNVCVRKMQAVSYPVKSIAVWWGGVVTAGAGLLLMPMPMPMPMIDAPLLGAIVALACGGMVVMTLAVQYGVTLMPVHRSAVILLFEIVVGAVSAQLLTDEILLLREWLGGLLIMAAAYLSARAVRDID
- the dapD gene encoding 2,3,4,5-tetrahydropyridine-2,6-dicarboxylate N-succinyltransferase, with the protein product MNALQDIIEQAFEQRAEITPHKVQPKVKDAVSEALALLDNGTLRVAEKQNGAWVVHQWLKKAVLLSFRIEDNHFIKGAYSAYYDKVPGKFSDYDEARFKQSGVRVAPPAMARRGSYIAPSVVLMPSYVNIGAYVDSGTMVDTWATVGSCAQIGKNVHLSGGVGIGGVLEPVQASPTIIEDNCFIGARSEVVEGVIVEEGSVISMGVYIGQSTKIFNRMTGEVSYGRIPAGSVVVSGNLPSKDGSYSLYCAVIVKQVDEKTRGKVGINELLRDI
- a CDS encoding ArsC family reductase — translated: MTTVYGITNCETVKKARAWLEKRGVDYRFHDFRKDGLDQTLLKTFIKNLGWEALLNKSGMTWRKLPEKDKAKLDEKKAASLMLAHPTVIKRPVLAVGEKALKYHVGFNEKDYETLFTKKK
- the map gene encoding type I methionyl aminopeptidase, producing MSVTIKTPEEVLKMRVAGRLAADVLHMIRPHVKPGVSTGELDRICHDHIVNVQQAMPAPLNYRGFPKSICTSVNHQVCHGIPGDKVLKEGDILNIDVTVIKDGYHGDTSKMYFVGEPSVIARRVSRISYESMRIGIEMVKPGIRLGDIGAAIQRHAEANNCSVVREYCGHGIGRVFHEEPQVLHYGTPGTGMTLEPGMTFTIEPMINAGKRHVKLLPDQWTVVTKDHSLSAQWEHTVLVTDDGFEVLTQRPGDDI